The Streptococcus downei MFe28 DNA window GGAATGAAGGCTATTGACCAAGGTCAAACCATCCAAAAAATTCTCCGGATTGGCAATAAAGTTGCGTAAAGCAAAGTCAAGTTCTGAGTTAAATTTATTCATGTTGAGTTTCCTCTTTTACCTCTTCTTCAACCGGGCTAGCAAGCTCTTGGGACTCATTCGCACGATCAGAAGGAGCAGACTGTTTATGGCCTTTTCTTTGTTCAGAACCAGTCTTGTGGATTGAGTGCTCTTGCCCGTCAAAATGGCCCTGATGCTTAGAATACTCTTGGTGGCCAGGGTCTTTGTCTGGCTCATGTTTGTCTTGCTGACTGTGGTGGCCATCAGACCTATGCTGACCTTGGTGATCTTGCTGGCTCTTGGGTTGAAACTGCTTGTGCGAAGTATGATGTTTATCGGATTTAGAATGGCTACCAGGCTTGTGCGATCCCTTATGAGAATGGTGAGACTGCTCCTGCTCTTTATAGCCTTCAGGCTTTGCGAGAAGAGCCTTGATCGAGGCATTGACCCGACCCTTGTCGTCAATCTTAAGAACCTTGACAGCGACTTTATCACCAAGCTTGACCACATCTTCTACCCGATTGGTCCGCTCCCAGGCTAATTCTGAAATGTGCACCAGGGCATCGGTCTTGTCAAAGAGATTGACAAAGGCGCCAAAGCTTTCGATACGAACAACCTCTGCCTCTGGGTAAACCTCACCGATCTTGGCTTCACGCACCAGATTGGCAATAATTTCCTTGGCTCGGTCGATAGCATCTTGGTCAGGCGAGTAAATTTGTACATTACCTTCTTCGTCAATATCAATTTTGACGCCCGTCTCTTCGATAATTTTATCAATGGTTTCGCCACCCTTACCGATAACCACCTTGATTTTGTCAAGAGCAATCTTGATGGTATCAATCTTAGGCGCAGTTGGGGCCAATTCAGGCCGAGGAGCAGGGATGGTCTGCTCAATCAGGTCAAGAATTTCATAGCGAGCCTTTTTAGCCTGAGCCAGGGCCTCTTTGAGAATCTCTGGGGTAATCCCTGAAATTTTAATATCCATCTGCAGGGCAGTAATCCCTTGACGGGTACCAGCCACTTTGAAGTCCATATCACCGAAGTGATCCTCCAGGCCTTGAATATCGGTCAGGATGGTATAGTTGCTACCATCGGAAATCAGACCCATGGCAATGCCGGCTACTGGTGCCTTGATGGGTACCCCCCCAGCCATCAGGGCTAGGGTCCCAGCACAGATGGAGGCTTGCGAAGACGAACCATTGGATTCTAGCACCTCTGCCACCAGACGAATAGCATAAGGAAAGTCCTCAAAACTAGGCAGGACCTGGGCTAGAGCCCGCTCGCCCAAGGCACCGTGGCCAATTTCCCGACGGCCAGGAGCACCGTAACGACCTGTTTCTCCAACAGAATACTGGGGAAAATTATAGTGGTGCATAAAGCGTTTGCGATACTCTGGATCCAGACCATCGACAATCTTACTTTCACTCATAGGAGCCAGAGTCAAGACAGACAGAGCCTGGGTCTGGCCACGGGTAAAGAGACCTGAACCGTGCACTTGAGGAAGGAAATCCACCTCAGCCTCCAAGGGACGAATCTCATCGACCTGGCGACCATCTGGGCGAATCTTGTCCTCGGTAATGAGGCGACGAACTTCGGCATGCTCCATTTCTTCCAAGCTTTCGGAAACATCTCGCAGAATGCGTTCGAGCTCTTCATCATCAGCGTAACGCTCCTCATAGCTGGCCAAAACCTGATCCTTGACCGCCTGGGTTGCCTCTTCCCGAGCCAATTTTTCTTGAACCTGAACAGCCTTTTGCAGGTCACTAGTGTAGGTAGCCACAATCTCATCTCGAAGTTGGGAATCCACTTGCAGGAACTCAACCTCTGCCTTTTCTTTACCGAGAGTGGCAACGATTTCTTCTTGGAAGGCAATCAATTCTTGAATGGCTTGGTGACCCTTGAGCAGGGCCTCTAGCATGATATCTTCGGACAATTCCTGCGCACCAGATTCAACCATATTGATGGCATCCTTGGTGCCAGCAACTGTCAAGTCCAAGTTGGAAGCTTCCTTTTGCTGGGCTGTCGGATTGATGATAAATTCACCATCTAGATAGGCAACCTGGACCCCAGCAATGGGACCCTCAAAAGGAATGTCGGAAATGCAGAGGGCTAGCGAGCTTGCAAACATGGCAGCCATGGGAGCCGAGGCGTCTGGATCGTAGGAGAGAACCGTATTGATGACCTGAACCTCATTGCGAAAACCTTGAGCAAAGAGCGGGCGAATAGGGCGGTCAATGAGACGGGCCGTCAAGGTAGCATCGGCTGAAGGACGACCTTCACGCTTCATAAAGCCACCTGGGAATTTACCTGCTGCATACATTTTTTCCTCGTAATTGACCTGCAGGGGAAAGAAGTCAGTTCTTGCCATCTTCTTGGACATGGTGGCTGCACAGAGGACCGTTGAATCCCCATAATGCACGACCGCTGCACCATTTGCCTGCTTGGCAACCTGACCAATTTCAACCACTAGGGGCTTACCAGCAAAGGTCATCTGAAAGGTTTGTTTTGCCATGTATCTACCTCATCGTCTCAGACCTGCAGGTGCCTTCTTCTGATTTCAAGGCCAAACACCCACCAATCCTTAACTCTTTTTTCTATAATTGATACCCGTTTTTTACAAAATTAAATAAAGAAAGAGCGGGCCAGAAAATCGCCTACTTCAAGCCCTCTAGAACCTCTTGACTTAATTTTGTACAAAGTCATGGTATCGTTTATATTCTACCATAAAAGAGCACTAATGATAAGGGGGAGAGAACGCTTCTCATCATTCTCTATCATTCGAAAGTGGTTTTAGTTAGGTCAAAGGAGAAAAAGTCCCCAACTCACTCAAAAATGGACTGAGGTAAAAAAGATAACAAAAAAGCTCTGAAAACCTTTCGGAACTTAAACTCGATTCAACATCCTTGCTAAAGCTAGCAAGGTTAGGCCAAAGATAATTAAGATGCCCAGACCAGACAGGCCTGCTTGGGTGCGCTTGGCTCTGGATAAATCTAGGGGGAGACCAAGTCCAAATATCAGAGGGCCTAAAACAAAGAAACTGTAAAAAAGGAACTCAATTTTTAGATGGAGGCAATAAAAAGAGAGACCAAAAACGAGAGCACCGAGCCAGCTAAGCCAGAGCAATTTTCGGTGGCTGGGCGCCAGGGCTAGGCCGATAAAGATAAGACCCAGAGCCGGCATGAACAGGATAAAAATAAAGAGAAGCTGAACTAACATGTCCCTATTATAGCACAC harbors:
- the pnp gene encoding polyribonucleotide nucleotidyltransferase, which translates into the protein MAKQTFQMTFAGKPLVVEIGQVAKQANGAAVVHYGDSTVLCAATMSKKMARTDFFPLQVNYEEKMYAAGKFPGGFMKREGRPSADATLTARLIDRPIRPLFAQGFRNEVQVINTVLSYDPDASAPMAAMFASSLALCISDIPFEGPIAGVQVAYLDGEFIINPTAQQKEASNLDLTVAGTKDAINMVESGAQELSEDIMLEALLKGHQAIQELIAFQEEIVATLGKEKAEVEFLQVDSQLRDEIVATYTSDLQKAVQVQEKLAREEATQAVKDQVLASYEERYADDEELERILRDVSESLEEMEHAEVRRLITEDKIRPDGRQVDEIRPLEAEVDFLPQVHGSGLFTRGQTQALSVLTLAPMSESKIVDGLDPEYRKRFMHHYNFPQYSVGETGRYGAPGRREIGHGALGERALAQVLPSFEDFPYAIRLVAEVLESNGSSSQASICAGTLALMAGGVPIKAPVAGIAMGLISDGSNYTILTDIQGLEDHFGDMDFKVAGTRQGITALQMDIKISGITPEILKEALAQAKKARYEILDLIEQTIPAPRPELAPTAPKIDTIKIALDKIKVVIGKGGETIDKIIEETGVKIDIDEEGNVQIYSPDQDAIDRAKEIIANLVREAKIGEVYPEAEVVRIESFGAFVNLFDKTDALVHISELAWERTNRVEDVVKLGDKVAVKVLKIDDKGRVNASIKALLAKPEGYKEQEQSHHSHKGSHKPGSHSKSDKHHTSHKQFQPKSQQDHQGQHRSDGHHSQQDKHEPDKDPGHQEYSKHQGHFDGQEHSIHKTGSEQRKGHKQSAPSDRANESQELASPVEEEVKEETQHE